A region of uncultured Desulfobacter sp. DNA encodes the following proteins:
- a CDS encoding DEAD/DEAH box helicase, translated as MTMQGIVFIYEESRSVKNKALTVRIEERRKKGSIWIPEGPKKVYTARDLQRPGLTIPDKALFSMAFKSETDFRQMEARFFSSDQEYTLFRICPYDLKVFLDRCNNKGLLCKKDGRPIRFQYFKNTIPEIIFTDSGKNFDVSFSLNGHKGSDSCYETPSDPVRIISGTRVYELAKGLPVTVIKDLIGGKTIPYQELDRALEALSRYAGKLTLDIPGRPKKQEYHASCTPILDFDPDLAHANLGFEYKGIGFLPMTDTRKVLLNHETNLELHRNFSQEQKYRDLLKSHGAVFITNAPKDCFIPETKRETLLYKAQRQGIGLKISGHRLILDIRVNWEIKTKNHDILVGGTVCYQSKQTGMENILDACLCKEPWFDLPGGLKGFIPKGLARDFEHLELRGDFRDDTIRFDNHDLSFLAQFIDNKKNVVRDQVFGRYLAFLKDKCSADHSAKVPQTLKAELRAYQKTGFAWLQGLSEFGFCGILADDMGLGKTVQVLAFLLDAKERSKGCHTSLVIVPRTLIWNWKSEAQRFAPDLRLLVYAGASRNKLLSGFSDADLVITSYGLVRQDKDRLSRIAWDLVILDEAQAIKNPDSQISESVKSLKASNRLSLTGTPIENHPLDLWSQFDFLMPGFLGDKTQFQAIYAGRDPEALNRLKTLTAPFILRRMKKQVCKELPEKTEITLFCDFSQEQKTCYDNILENGKLKLAENQEKQDSRTMQILTLLLRLRQAACHPALVTGTNPGANIRSEESSRKFELVLETARKIIESGYKILIFSQFVTLLELVDKMFDAHGIKRFSLYGRTVNRQEQILGFKESPEPCVFLISLKAGGVGLNLTEAGYVFLLDPWWNPAVENQAMDRSHRIGQENPVTVYRFITKNSVEENISRLQARKKAMGKAVLGHKGALDASFSEQELVELIY; from the coding sequence ATGACCATGCAGGGAATTGTCTTTATTTATGAAGAGAGCCGTTCTGTTAAAAACAAGGCATTGACCGTACGCATTGAGGAACGCCGGAAAAAGGGAAGCATCTGGATACCGGAAGGCCCTAAAAAAGTATATACCGCCCGGGATCTGCAACGGCCCGGACTTACCATACCGGACAAAGCCCTTTTCTCCATGGCTTTTAAATCTGAAACCGATTTCAGACAGATGGAAGCTCGCTTTTTCTCTTCGGATCAGGAGTATACCCTTTTCAGAATCTGCCCCTACGATCTTAAGGTATTTCTTGACAGATGCAATAACAAAGGCCTTTTGTGCAAAAAAGACGGCCGGCCGATCCGGTTTCAGTATTTTAAAAATACGATCCCAGAAATCATATTCACCGATTCCGGAAAAAATTTTGATGTCTCTTTTTCTTTGAACGGGCATAAGGGGTCGGATTCGTGTTATGAAACCCCGTCTGATCCTGTCAGAATTATATCCGGCACCCGTGTGTATGAACTGGCCAAAGGGTTGCCGGTGACCGTGATCAAAGATCTGATAGGGGGAAAAACCATTCCTTATCAGGAGCTTGACAGGGCATTGGAGGCATTGAGCCGGTACGCAGGCAAACTGACTTTGGATATTCCTGGCCGGCCTAAAAAGCAGGAGTATCATGCCTCTTGCACACCGATCCTGGATTTTGACCCCGACCTTGCGCATGCAAACCTGGGGTTTGAATACAAAGGCATCGGATTTTTACCCATGACCGACACGCGCAAGGTGTTGCTGAACCATGAAACAAACCTTGAGCTGCACAGAAATTTTTCCCAAGAGCAAAAATACCGGGACCTGCTTAAAAGCCATGGGGCTGTTTTCATAACCAATGCCCCAAAAGATTGTTTCATTCCGGAAACAAAAAGAGAAACTCTTCTTTATAAAGCCCAACGCCAGGGAATCGGCCTCAAAATTTCAGGTCACCGGCTGATACTGGACATCAGGGTGAACTGGGAGATCAAAACAAAAAACCATGACATCCTTGTGGGGGGAACCGTCTGTTATCAGAGCAAACAAACCGGCATGGAAAACATCCTGGATGCCTGCCTTTGCAAAGAGCCTTGGTTTGATCTTCCAGGGGGACTGAAAGGATTTATCCCAAAGGGCCTGGCACGGGATTTCGAACATCTTGAGCTTCGCGGGGATTTCAGGGATGACACGATCCGGTTTGACAACCATGACCTCTCCTTTTTAGCCCAGTTCATTGACAATAAAAAAAATGTGGTCCGGGACCAGGTCTTTGGCCGGTATCTTGCCTTTCTGAAGGACAAATGCTCCGCAGACCATTCGGCAAAAGTTCCCCAAACCCTGAAAGCGGAACTGAGGGCCTACCAGAAGACCGGATTCGCATGGCTTCAGGGGCTCTCAGAATTTGGCTTTTGCGGCATCCTTGCCGATGACATGGGCCTGGGTAAAACCGTGCAGGTCCTAGCATTTCTTTTAGATGCAAAAGAACGATCCAAAGGATGCCACACAAGCCTGGTAATTGTTCCCAGAACCCTGATATGGAACTGGAAATCAGAGGCCCAGAGGTTTGCCCCGGATCTCAGGCTCCTGGTTTACGCCGGTGCGTCCAGGAATAAATTGCTGTCCGGTTTTTCAGATGCAGATCTTGTGATCACATCCTATGGTCTGGTCCGGCAGGATAAAGACCGGTTATCCCGAATCGCCTGGGACCTGGTTATCCTGGATGAGGCCCAGGCCATCAAGAACCCGGATTCGCAAATTTCTGAATCTGTAAAATCATTAAAGGCTTCAAACAGGCTTAGTCTCACAGGCACGCCCATTGAGAACCATCCCCTTGATCTGTGGAGCCAGTTTGATTTTCTCATGCCCGGATTTCTGGGGGACAAGACTCAGTTTCAAGCCATTTATGCCGGCAGGGATCCCGAAGCTTTGAACCGTTTGAAAACGCTTACGGCCCCTTTTATCCTGAGAAGAATGAAAAAACAGGTCTGCAAAGAGCTGCCCGAAAAAACAGAGATCACCTTGTTCTGCGATTTCAGTCAAGAACAAAAAACCTGCTATGACAACATTCTTGAAAACGGAAAACTTAAGCTGGCAGAGAATCAGGAGAAACAAGATTCCAGGACCATGCAGATCCTGACCCTTCTTCTCAGGCTGAGGCAGGCCGCCTGCCATCCCGCCTTGGTCACCGGAACAAATCCGGGGGCCAATATCAGGTCGGAGGAGTCAAGCCGGAAATTTGAACTGGTTCTGGAGACAGCCCGAAAAATTATTGAAAGCGGTTATAAAATACTGATCTTTTCACAATTTGTGACCCTTTTGGAACTGGTGGATAAAATGTTCGACGCCCACGGCATCAAACGGTTTAGTCTTTATGGGCGTACAGTAAACCGGCAGGAGCAGATCCTGGGATTTAAAGAGAGCCCTGAGCCCTGTGTCTTTCTCATCTCGCTGAAGGCCGGAGGTGTAGGGCTTAACCTGACCGAGGCTGGATATGTCTTTTTGCTGGATCCCTGGTGGAATCCGGCTGTGGAAAACCAGGCCATGGACAGAAGCCACCGAATCGGCCAGGAAAACCCTGTAACGGTATACCGGTTCATCACAAAAAATTCAGTGGAGGAAAACATCAGCCGGCTTCAGGCCAGGAAAAAGGCCATGGGAAAAGCGGTTCTCGGACACAAAGGGGCTCTGGATGCCTCATTTTCCGAACAAGAGCTGGTAGAGTTGATTTATTAA
- a CDS encoding hydrogenase-4 component G has translation MTNMPGSTNNVTGIDSTLFQPSNRVGRNTSVSKYSVETQIIRFSLQVRAETQYNTEAQNALTHFNQLDQDLKSSLVYNGHPISELSPEQATELVSEDGYFGVDQTSQRITDFVIKGAGDDIERLKSGREGILKGFKEAEKAWGGKLPEISYETLAKSLETIDGKIRENGGSVVDLSI, from the coding sequence ATGACAAATATGCCTGGCAGTACAAATAACGTTACAGGGATTGATTCCACATTATTTCAACCAAGCAATAGAGTTGGGAGAAATACATCGGTTTCAAAATATTCAGTGGAAACTCAAATCATAAGATTCAGCCTGCAAGTCAGAGCAGAAACTCAATACAACACTGAGGCCCAGAATGCTCTCACTCATTTTAACCAACTGGATCAAGATCTTAAATCTTCTTTGGTCTATAATGGTCATCCAATTTCTGAGCTGTCTCCCGAGCAGGCCACCGAACTTGTCAGCGAAGATGGATATTTTGGAGTAGATCAAACATCCCAACGAATCACTGATTTTGTCATAAAGGGTGCTGGCGATGATATAGAGCGTTTGAAATCCGGCCGGGAAGGCATCCTTAAAGGGTTTAAAGAAGCGGAAAAAGCCTGGGGAGGTAAACTGCCGGAAATATCATATGAAACATTGGCAAAGAGTTTAGAAACCATTGATGGAAAAATCCGAGAAAATGGCGGTTCAGTTGTCGATTTGAGCATTTAA